In Kiritimatiellia bacterium, one genomic interval encodes:
- a CDS encoding glycosyltransferase family 2 protein, translated as MNENRVNLSVVVPVYNEAESVKTLCENLHRALSKLGRSYEIILVDDGSTDKTWEKMRENIGGKPHFRLVRLRRNFGQTAAMSAGIHDARGEIVITLDADLQNDPEDIPLLLERLEKGFDVVSGWRKDRQDEAIRRRLPSMIANALISRVTAVHLHDYGCTLKAYRREVLENIELYGDMHRFIPALASWVGCRVDEVVVRHHARRFGKSKYGLSRIVKVILDLMTVSFLLRYSRSPIQIFGKLGLLVGGTGFLLMLFMVIANIAANFFGTEFAAGLLKRPFWVMTSFMLVFFGIQFVCMGILAEIQIRTYHESQGKPTYVVRERIESASA; from the coding sequence ATGAATGAAAACCGCGTAAATCTTTCGGTGGTGGTGCCGGTCTATAACGAGGCGGAAAGCGTCAAGACGCTTTGCGAGAATCTGCACCGCGCGCTTTCCAAGCTCGGCCGGTCGTATGAAATTATCCTGGTTGACGACGGCAGCACGGATAAGACCTGGGAAAAAATGCGCGAAAACATCGGCGGCAAGCCGCATTTCCGCCTTGTCAGGCTGCGCCGTAATTTCGGCCAGACGGCGGCCATGAGCGCCGGCATCCACGACGCCCGGGGCGAGATCGTCATCACCCTGGATGCCGACCTGCAGAATGATCCCGAGGATATCCCGCTTCTGCTGGAAAGGTTGGAGAAGGGCTTTGACGTGGTCAGCGGCTGGCGCAAAGACCGCCAGGACGAGGCCATCCGGAGGCGGCTGCCTTCAATGATCGCCAATGCCCTTATCAGCCGGGTTACGGCGGTGCATCTGCACGATTATGGCTGTACCCTCAAGGCCTACCGGCGCGAAGTGCTGGAGAACATAGAGCTTTACGGCGACATGCACCGCTTCATACCCGCGCTCGCAAGCTGGGTGGGATGCAGGGTTGACGAGGTGGTGGTGCGCCATCACGCCCGCCGGTTCGGCAAATCCAAGTATGGCCTCTCGCGCATCGTGAAGGTGATCCTGGACCTGATGACCGTCTCCTTCCTGCTGCGTTACAGCCGGAGCCCGATTCAAATTTTCGGCAAACTTGGCCTGCTGGTCGGCGGGACGGGGTTTTTGCTTATGCTTTTTATGGTTATCGCCAACATTGCCGCCAACTTCTTCGGGACGGAATTTGCCGCCGGGCTGTTGAAACGCCCTTTCTGGGTAATGACTTCTTTCATGCTCGTCTTTTTCGGCATTCAATTTGTCTGCATGGGCATCCTGGCGGAAATTCAGATTCGCACTTATCACGAATCCCAGGGCAAGCCGACTTACGTTGTCAGGGAAAGAATTGAATCCGCTTCCGCTTGA